CTGCGCGCGACCTCCAGCACGATTTCCACCCCGCTGCCGTTGTCGTCCACGCCGGGGCTGCCCGGCACGGTGTCGTAATGCGCCGCGATGACGATGTGGCGCTGGCCAGAAGAAGTGGGGTTATCCGCATTAATGTCGGTCGCGGGCAGCACGCCGACGACGTTGGAGCCGGTGTATTCCGTCGCCACGCCGCGGCGGGTGAAACTGGTAGTATATGGTTGGTATTCGACCGTCAGGCCGATCCGGATCATGTCCGCCGCGAGGAGAGTGCGCGCCACGTCCCGCTGCTCGGGCGAGGCCCGCTCGGTCATCAGCGTAAAGCAAGGCTCCACGCACCGCGTGATCGGCGCGTCGTCCTCTGGCGGAGCAGGCGTGCTGACCGGCGCGGGCGTGCAGGCAGCGGTGGCTGCGAAAAAAGGCACGATACGAACTAGGGAGGATTTATTCATCACCGTAGCCTTAAAGGTTTGACCGAAACTAACCAGAGAAACAAATAGTTTCATGGCGTTATAAACATATCCCTAGTTATTTGCTAATCTTATTCGAGAAACAATTTCATCCAACGGCTCCCGAACCTCTGTTCTAAGTGCGCTGGGCATTTCTATTAGCTTTTGGGCAATCTTCATTTTATCAAAACCGGCTTCCACAAGCGAACCGTCGTCCCTACGAAAATTCAACGGCTTCGAGTATCTGTTGCGCCCGCCGCTTAAGCTTGCTGCTTGGGGATGGACAGCAAGCACAGCAGCCTCGCGCGCTTCGAAAGTGTAGTAGTTTTCAATTTCTCGCCCGTCTGTTACCCAGAAAAAGCCATCAACCGCCTCCAACTCTTGTTTAATTCTCAGTTTTGTGGGCCGAATCTGCGAACTCGCTGACCCCAAGTCACTATCACAAATTAAAGCGAGATTTCTGCAGAGCGGCAAAAGGGAAATGAACTCATCAAACATTCCGTCGCTCGCACTCAGCCGACTGAGCAGCTTCCCGCCATAGAACATTATTGAATAGTCGATACCTTCCCGCAGAGAGGAATCGACCCCCTCGATCCAATTTTTCAAGTAAACTCGGTCCGATGGTCCTTCGACCCAAATGACATAATTTGATTGCAACAGGTCGCTAGCTTTGAAGCCTAGATCATGACAGGCTGTAAATTTCTCCTGTCTGGTTACCAGAGGCTTGATCCGAGCGGCGGAGTCGTGGCTCACACCGAAGACAGCAGCTTCTTTAGTTTCAATTATTGAAGACGAATGAGTTGTAATAAAGTACTGGGCTGTCGTTTCATTGACGATAAATTCCATTAACCTTCTTTGGAGATGTGGGTGTAGATGGGTTTCCGGCTCTTCGAGCAGGATTGTCTCATCATCACGTAAGATCAGTTCCGACGCGAGCATAAAAACTTCATGCACGCCAGAACCCAAAGCTTCGATTGGAAGGAATGCCCCGCCGGATCGCACATTTATAGTTTGCTTATCATTGGGAATCTCAATCTCAACATCGTCATCTGACAATATTCTGCCAACAAATTTTCTGAGCTTCTCAAATTTTTGCTTTAGCTGTTGTTGGTCATAAGGTGGATGGGCGAGATCGGCCAGACGATCAATAAGATGTTCACCCCCAATGTCGTGAGGCAACTCGGCATGAAATTCCTCTAACCTCGTTGGAAGCTGCCTAAAGGAAGGGATGAAGTAAGGGCGTACCGAAAATCGCGCCGCTTCCAATAGCTTGTTCAGTATACCCGGATACCACTGATTGATCGAACCTCCGCTCATACCCGTGAGGCGGTTCCAAAGAACGTGAACGTCGCGACTGTCTTGAGGATTTAGTGTCGGCACTTCGCCGGCATAAAGGCCGCCGCGCGAAATCGACTGCGTAGTAATCGGTAATCGAAAGATTTTATTAAGATGATCGAAGCCAATTCGACCTAATACATCTATATTGGCGGAGTCATACGACGCCAATACAGGCCCCTCAGGAAGGCCAAACTCCCAATCAAAGGTGGACAGTCGATCACCAGACCTAGGTAAGTCCACCCCAGACAAAACAATGGCTTGAGTGCGGCCAGGCTCGATCGTTGGCGAGATTACTTTCTCAATATAACGCAATACGTTTGATTTGCCCGAATTGTTTCGGCCAATTAAAATGTTTACTCTTTTAAGAGGACCGACCCACTGTCCGGCGGCGTCGAAGTTCCGAAATGCCTTTACTTCGAAGCCACGCAACATTCATTTCACTCCGCCGCCACACTTTCGCTCGAACCACTCTCCCCGAACATGTCCGGGCCGTCGTCCACCGCGTCTTCCTCGTTCGCGGCCTTGGCGCTGCGGCGCTTGTCGAAGCTGGACCACACGTCGTTCCAGTTGCCCTTCGTCGCGCCCTTCGAATATTCGGTCGCGCGGGTTTCGAAGAAGTTGGCGTGCTCCACCCCGTTCAGCAGCGGGGTGAGCCACGGCAGCGGGTGGTCTTCCACCATGTAGATCGGCTGCAGGCCCAGCTGGCCCAGGCGCCAGTCCGCGATGTAGCGGATGTAGCGCTTGATTTCCTTCGCCGTCATCCCCGGCACCGGACCCGCGTCGAACGCCAGGTCGATGAAAGCATCTTCCAGCCGCACCGTCTTCTGGCACATGTCCATGATGTCTTCCTTCACGGACTTGGTCAGGCAGCCGCGTTCCTCGCAAAAGGCGTGGAACAGCTTGGTGATGCCTTCGCAGTGCAGGCTCTCGTCCCGCACGGACCAGCTGACGATCTGGCCCATGCCCTTCATCTTGTTGAAGCGCGGGAAGTTCATCAGCATGGCGAAGCTGGCGAACAGCTGCAGCCCTTCGGTAAAGCCGCCGAACATGGCCAGCGTGCGGGCGATATCCTCGTCATTGTCGACGCCGAATTCCTGCAGGTAGTCGTGCTTGTCCTTCATCTCCTCGTATTCGAGGAACATGCCGTATTCGCTTTCCGGCATGCCGATCGTGTCGAGCAGGTGGGAATAGGCGGCGATGTGGACCGTTTCCATGTTGCTGAACGCGGCCAGCATCATCTTGACCTCGGTCGGCTTGAACACGCGGCCGTATTTCTCGTGGTAGCAATCCTGCACCTCGACATCGGCCTGGGTGAAGAAGCGGAAGATCTGGGTGAGCAGGTTGCGCTCGTGATCGGACAGCTTTTGCGCCCAGTCGCGGCAATCCTCGCCCAGCGGCACTTCTTCCGGCATCCAGTGGATCTGCTGCTGGCGTTTCCAGAAGTCGTAGGCCCACGGATATTCGAAGGGCTTGTAGGTCTTTCTGGCTTCGAGCAACGACATCTTGTGGTCTCCTGGATCTGGCGCGAACGACTCATATAGGGAATCATGGCTGCGAAACGAAGGCAAGCAGATATGATTCGGCGGGGATAAGCGCGGGATATCTTGGCGCGATGGCCGGGTGCGCGGAACCTGCGGCCTTGCTCGCCCGTTTTCCCCGCAGCCCCATTGCAGAAGGAACAGCACCATGGCGCACCACGATACGGACAAGGAAACGGCGGCCGAGCCGAAGGTCGACAAGTCGCAGCAGAAGTTCGGCTATGGCGACCGCAACGACGGCATCGAGCGCGCCGACAAGAAAGGCGCCGACAAGCAGGCGGGCGAGAACTCGGACGATCCCGACCACGACCCGCTGCTGGTGGACGAGCCGCAGAAGGTCGCCCGCGCCGATGCGCAAAGGCCGCTGCAGCAGTCCTGACCGCAATATGCCCCCAAACGCGAAAGGCCCCGCATCACTGCGGGGCCTTTTCGTTTGTGCCGGCGACTGGGACTAGCGATTGGGCCTAACGCTGGGGCTTGTTCACCCGCCGGCTGATCTCCAGCAGCAGCAGGATCGGCGTCGCCCACAGCCACAGGAACAGCCCGCTTTCGTGCCAGCCGCGCGTGGTCGGCAGTTCGAAGCTGCATTCGTACATCTCGAACAGGCCCACACCCGGACAGCGCGCGGGATAGACCGCGGTGTTGAGCAGGAAGACTCCCAGCCCCAACCAGCTCAGGGCGCACAGGATCAGCAGGACAAAGCGCAGCGGCCCCCATTCGCGATAGGAGCGCCGCAAGCTAAGCGAGAGGTTCATCTGGCTCATGGTCAGCCTGCGTAGTTTGCGAGGGTTTCCATTCGGTTACCGGGACGTGGGCGGACAGGGTTAACCGCCCTGCCGCCCCCGAACGGTCTTTCCCGTGCGGCGAGCCGAGGAACGGCGCACGCGCACGTCCGTTCTATAGGTAACTCACTCATACGAAAGGAAAAAACATGCTCGAACGGATGCGCATCAAGGAACATATGGAAGTCGTCGATTTCGATGGGAACCACGTCGGCACGGTCGATGAAGTCGAAGACGATCGGCTCAAGCTGACCAAGTCCGACAGCTCCGACGACAAGCACCACTACCTGCAGCTCGACAGCGTCGCGAAGATCGCGGAGAACCGGATCTACCTCGAAAAGGGAACGAAGCTTCCCGCCGGCATGGGCAACAAGGTCCAGATGGCGACGAGCTGGCCGACAAGCCGCACCGGCGGTCGCACTTCGTGCTAACCGTCACGACACGGATGAAAGGCCCCGCCTATCCAGCGATGGTGCGGGGTCTTTCGTGTGTCCGGCGTATCTCTCCAGCCAATGACGGCGGTTTGTCAGACGCGCGCCCCCGGCCTACGGTGACTTACCGTACCGATTTTTCAAGGACCCACCGATGACCCTCGCGATCCTGCTTCCTCTCCTTCTGGTCGCCGCGCCCCAATCGGCCGACGAGCCGTTGGCGCGGGCCGACTACCTGCGGCTGATGGATCAGGAGTTCGCCGCCTACGATTCGGACCGCGATGGTGTGGTCACTTCGGCGGAGGTTGCCGCGAAGTTGCAGCAGGCCCTGCAGATGCAGGCGCTGCAAGCGAACCGCCAACTCTTCGCGCAGCTGGATACCAATCAGGACGGCATGCTTTCGCCGCAGGAATTCGCCGCGCTTGCCGCGACCGGCCAGCGGGCCGATCCCTCGCAATTCATGGGCCGCGTCGACCTCGATGGAGACGCCAGCGTAACCCAGGTGGAACATCGCCGCGTCATGCTGGGCGCTTTCGATGCGATCGACACAAATCTCGACGGTATCGTGACGGCCGCCGAACTCGCGGCTTCACAGCAAGGCGGGGTGGCACGCTAGGCACCGCCCCGCCCGCTTCACCTTGCGCCGTCAGAACTCGCCGCCGATGCCGATGGTGGCGCCGGTGTTGTCGCCGCCGGAGTGGCTGACGCTGGCGGAGATCACCAGCGGCACGTCCACGTTCAGCCTGTGCGCCAGGCCCAGGCTGAAGGCATTTTCGTCCCGGAAGGTCGCGCCCTTGGCAAGGTAGCTCGTCCGCCCCGGTGCACTCGGTATGGAGGGGTCGGCCTGTGCCATCGCGGCCGCGACACCGGCCCGCATATCGCTGTCGAGCTCGTCGATCCTGAGCCCCAGCACGTCGACTCGCCCTTCCAGCGCCGCGAACTGCATGTCGCTGACCGCGGCGATGGACTGGACCTGCGCCCGCACGGTGGCGACCGAGGCGGCGGTCGCGGCGTTGGAGACGCCGAGCGTGCCGTTGCCGTCGATGGTGACGAACTGCTCCTCGCCCACCTGCGCCGCGTCGGAGGCTGCAATGTCGCCGATGGCGACCGAGCTGCCCGCACCGCCCAGCATCACCTGATCGTCAGCGGTGGTGGTAGCGGCAAAGCCGACGGCCGTGGCGCGGCCGTTGGCAGCATTGGACAGGCGCCCCACTGCCGTCGCCCCGCCGCCGGTCGCCGAGGATTCGCGCCCGATGGCAGTCGCGTTGCCGCCGGCCGTCGCCTGGTAACCGACCGCCGTTGCCGAATTGCCCGACGTGCTGGTGAACGCACCCACCGAAGTGGAGCCGATCCCGCCGACCGTGGCCGAGCGACCGACCGCCGTGCCGAAGCGCGCACCCGCATCGGCAACCGAACCGATCGCCGTCGCATTCTCGCCCGTAGCCTGGGCCCGCAGGCCGATCGCCGTGGCGGATACCTGGTTCGCCAGTGTCTCGCGGCCGATGGCCACGCTGTTTCCGGCCAAGGCCTGCGTGTCCGCGCCAAGGGCCACGGCAGCCAATCCGATAGCCTGGGCGCCAATTGCATCGAGATCGTCGCCATCCCCGCCAAGAGCAAGCGCGGCAAGCCCATTCGCCACGCTGGCATTACCGCCTGCAAAGGCGCTTTCGCCGGTGGCGCTGGACTCACGCCCCATCGCCAATGCTCAAAAACGTCGGCCGCTGCATAAGACCCGAGCGCGGTTGCCCCCTCACCCGCAGTGTCGCTGCCGCGCCCAATAGCAATCCGCGCCCGAGCCGTCGCTCGTCGATAAATAGCCTATCGCGATTGCTGTCGACGAATCCGCAAGGACGGCTGCCGTTTGCCCGATGGCGATTCCGTAACTCGACTGCGATTGCGCCTGGTAGCCGAGCGCAAGCGAATGGAAACCTGTCGCCCGAGAAGTGACGCCGAGCGCCATGCTCGTGTCGCCGGAAGCCAGCGAGTCGAGACCCAACGCGATAGCGCCGGCGCCACTGGCCGACGCGCCGGAATCGCTCGCGTTTGACCCGTCTGCACCGATCGCAATCGAGTTTTCCCCGCCGGAAAAACTGCGAGCGCCGACAGCGATTGAATTGGCGCCGGTCGCGTTGGCGTTGGCTCCGACTGCGGTGGCGGTGTCTGCACCCGCGATCGCCTCGTTGCCGAGCGCCGTCGCTTCGGAGAAATTGGCGGTCGCCTGTTCGCGGACGGCCGTCGCCTGGAAGCCCTGCGCTTTCGCTGCTTCGCCGAGCGCCGTGGATTCGCCGCCGCTCGCGTCGGATTGCGCGCCGAGCGCCGTAGCACCTCCCACCCCGGTTGCCTGCGCGTTTTCACCGACCGCCGTGGCGGATGCCTGCGAAGCATCGCTGTCGCGGCCGATCGCGATGCTGCCGGTCGATGCGGCCCGGGCGTCTTCGCCGATGGCGATCGATCCCGCGCCCTGCGCGCGCGCTGCGATCGTGTCGAGATCCCCACTGTCGTCGCCGCCGATGGCGACAGCCCCCTGGCCAGTGGCGCTCGCCCGGTTGCCGAGCGCGACCGATCCGGCCTGCGTCGCTTCCGCGGCATAGCCGAAGGCGGAGCTCGCCCCGGTCCCGCGTGCACTGGCGAACGATCCGACGGCCGTCGATTGCCCGCCAGTAGCTTCGGAGCTCGCGCCCACGCCGACCGAATTGAGCCCCGAAACGAGGGCATCGTCACCGCAGGCCACGTTGCTTATCTCGAATTCCGAGTCCGCCCCCAGGTCGGTATCGACATTGCTGTCGGCGTTGCCGTCGTTGTTGGTGTCGAGCAGGCAATCGTCGGCCCGCGCCTCCTGCGTCGGCAGCAAGGTGAGGCCCGCAGTGGTCGCGGCCCCCGCGAACAACGCGGCGCGAAGCATCGAAGTCTTGGTCATTGGTGTTCCCCCAGAATTGACATCCGGGCGGGCGACTTTGCGACTCGGCGAACGGACTGATGCGGGCGAGCGTAGCGCCAAGTTCGGCGGCGCGGTTGTCTTTATGCGACAATCTGCGCGGCGAAGACGCAGGATTTCGCGTTTATTTCCTAGGAATTGGAAATTTCGGTCACTTCCGCGCCCGAGGCGGACCGCGGCGCTTCAAGGACAGCGCACAGCAAGACACCCGCAGCGCGCGGCTGCGGGTGTCCTGTTTTTGCATTGGTTGGCGAACCCAACGCCGCCTACTGGCAGGCGAGGCACTCGTCGTAGTCGGTGCTTTCGCCTGCGCTCAATTCATACTTCGCGGCATCGGCGGTGTTGTCCGCCTCAACCCCGCCGGCGAAACCGGCGCGCTGCACGGATTTCGACCGCAGGTAATAGAGCGACTTGATGCCCTTCTCCCACGCCTGGAAGTGCAGCATCGCGAGGTCCCACTTGTCGACGTCGGCCGGGATGAACAAGTTCAGTGACTGGGCCTGGTCGATATAGGGCGCGCGGTCGGCTGCGAATTCGAGCAGCCAGCGCTGGTCGATTTCGAAGCTCGTCTTGAACATCGCCTTTTCTTCCGGGCTGAGGAAGTCGAGGTGCTGCACGCTGCCGCCCTTTTCGAGGATGGAGTTCCACACATTGGTGGAATCCTTGCTCTTTTCGCGCAGTATCTCTTCCAGGTACGGGTTCTTCACGATGAAGCTGCCCGACAGGGTCTTGTGCGTGTAGATATTCGCCGGGATCGGTTCGATACAGGCGCTGGTCCCGCCGCAGATGATGCTGATCGACGCAGTCGGCGCGATCGCCATCTTGCAGCTGAAGCGTTCCATCACGCCCATTTCCGCCGCATCGGGGCAGGGCCCGCGTTCCTGCGCCAGCATCATGCTGGCTTCGGACGCCCTGGACTGGATGTGCTTGAACATCTTCAGGTTCCAGGTCTTGGCCATCGCGCTTTCCATCGCGATGCCCTTCGACTGGAGGAAGGAGTGGAAGCCCATCACGCCGAGACCGACGGACCGCTCGCGCTCGGCGGAATATTTCGCACGCGCCATCTCGTCCGGCGCGCGGTCGATATAGTCCTGCAGCACGTTGTCGAGGAAACGCATCACGTCCTCGATGAACATCGTGTCCTTGCTCCACTCGTCCCAGTTTTCCAGATTGAGGGAGGACAGGCAGCACACCGCCGTACGGTCGTTTCCGAGGTGGTCGACACCGGTCGGCAGCGTGATCTCGCTGCACAGGTTGGAGGTCGAGACCTTGAGACCGAGATCGCGGTGGTGCTTCGGCATCATGCGGTTCACCGTGTCGGAGAACACTATGTAGGGCTCGCCCGTGGCAAGGCGGGTTTCGACCAGCTTCTGGAACAGACTGCGCGCATCCACCTTCCCGCGTTCGGAGCCGTCCTTGGGGCTGCGCAGGGTGAACATCTCGCCCGCACGCACCGCTTCCATGAACTCGTCGGTCAGGAGGACGCCGTGATGCAGGTTGAGCGCCTTGCGGTTGAAGTCGCCGCTCGGCTTGCGGATTTCGAGGAACTCCTCGATTTCCGGATGGCTGACGTCGAGATAGCAGGCCGCCGATCCGCGCCGCAGCGAACCCTGGCTGATCGCCAGCGTCAGGCTGTCCATCACCCGCACGAAGGGAATGATGCCGCTGGTCTTGCCGTTGAGGCCGACCGGCTCGCCGATGCCGCGGACATTGCCCCAGTAGGTGCCAATGCCGCCGCCCTTGGATGCGAGCCACACGTTCTCGTTCCAGGTGCCGACGATACCGTCGAGGCTGTCGCTGACCGAGTTCAGGTAACAGGAAATCGGCAGGCCGCGTCCCGTGCCGCCGTTCGACAGCACAGGGGTCGCCGGCATGAACCACAGGCGGCTGATGTAATCGTACAGGCGCTGGGCATGCTCCTGGTCGTCCGCATAGGCATCGGCCACGCGGGCGAAAAGGTCCTGGAAGCTTTCGTCCGGCAGCAAGTAACGGTCGGTCAGCGTTTCCTTGCCGAATTCGGTGAGCAGCGCATCGCGGCTGTCATCGGTCTGGATAGTGAAGCGGCGCTCGCACACGGTGTGCGAATCGCGCGGGGCGAGCGCAGTCTTCAGCGCCTCGCCCATGGCTGCGGCGGCGCCTTCGGCAACCTTGTCCGCCACCAGCGTGTCGGTGCCGTCGTCCTGCTTGTCCATCTTTACTGCCTTCTTGGCCCCGTTCTTCGGGGTATCGGTTGCGGGCGCATCCAGCGTCGCTTCGTTCGTCACATCATCCATCGAAACGTCGTCACCTGCCTTGAAATCCATCTGTCTGCCCGCCTTCATTCCGAACGACCCGCGAGGGCCGGATGTTCCAGTTTCGTTCGAGTCGGGAACGGGCCGGGAATGATGTAGCGTGTGTGGGGACCGGGCGCGCGGGTTACACCGCTTCTTTTCGCCCGATTTTTACCCCCGGCCTGTCCACAGACAGGCCCACAAGCTCTTCCACAGCGCCCGTGACCAACCCCGCCCTGACGAATCTTTTCCCGCCGCGCGCCTGCCCCGCTTTGGGGCAACGCTTTCGGGCTTTTCGCCTAGGTTTTGGGGCTCCCCGGCCTTCGAACCACTAGATAGTGAATCAACACCGACTCACCGTCAATGCCGGATTAACCGTGATTCCGCGTGCCGGCGGGGTGTATTAGTCATAGCATACGCCGCGACGCGTGGAGGAAGCTGGACTGGCGCAGCGCGCAAGCCCCAAAACGCATCTGTGAAGAAAAACATGGTGATT
This sequence is a window from Alteriqipengyuania flavescens. Protein-coding genes within it:
- a CDS encoding M28 family metallopeptidase; the protein is MNKSSLVRIVPFFAATAACTPAPVSTPAPPEDDAPITRCVEPCFTLMTERASPEQRDVARTLLAADMIRIGLTVEYQPYTTSFTRRGVATEYTGSNVVGVLPATDINADNPTSSGQRHIVIAAHYDTVPGSPGVDDNGSGVEIVLEVARRLAAMPRRTATVHFVMLDQEEVGLVGARVNAARWKESGIPLESMNNIDMVGWDSDGDGVIEFDSNSEDLTALYLEVAEGLPISLLVTTYPNTDHEAYRREGFTVASISQEFEDGSENPDYHKPGDTEIQRPYYEGSRDLMLGVFERLVSR
- a CDS encoding ATP-dependent nuclease; its protein translation is MLRGFEVKAFRNFDAAGQWVGPLKRVNILIGRNNSGKSNVLRYIEKVISPTIEPGRTQAIVLSGVDLPRSGDRLSTFDWEFGLPEGPVLASYDSANIDVLGRIGFDHLNKIFRLPITTQSISRGGLYAGEVPTLNPQDSRDVHVLWNRLTGMSGGSINQWYPGILNKLLEAARFSVRPYFIPSFRQLPTRLEEFHAELPHDIGGEHLIDRLADLAHPPYDQQQLKQKFEKLRKFVGRILSDDDVEIEIPNDKQTINVRSGGAFLPIEALGSGVHEVFMLASELILRDDETILLEEPETHLHPHLQRRLMEFIVNETTAQYFITTHSSSIIETKEAAVFGVSHDSAARIKPLVTRQEKFTACHDLGFKASDLLQSNYVIWVEGPSDRVYLKNWIEGVDSSLREGIDYSIMFYGGKLLSRLSASDGMFDEFISLLPLCRNLALICDSDLGSASSQIRPTKLRIKQELEAVDGFFWVTDGREIENYYTFEAREAAVLAVHPQAASLSGGRNRYSKPLNFRRDDGSLVEAGFDKMKIAQKLIEMPSALRTEVREPLDEIVSRIRLANN
- a CDS encoding ribonucleotide-diphosphate reductase subunit beta gives rise to the protein MSLLEARKTYKPFEYPWAYDFWKRQQQIHWMPEEVPLGEDCRDWAQKLSDHERNLLTQIFRFFTQADVEVQDCYHEKYGRVFKPTEVKMMLAAFSNMETVHIAAYSHLLDTIGMPESEYGMFLEYEEMKDKHDYLQEFGVDNDEDIARTLAMFGGFTEGLQLFASFAMLMNFPRFNKMKGMGQIVSWSVRDESLHCEGITKLFHAFCEERGCLTKSVKEDIMDMCQKTVRLEDAFIDLAFDAGPVPGMTAKEIKRYIRYIADWRLGQLGLQPIYMVEDHPLPWLTPLLNGVEHANFFETRATEYSKGATKGNWNDVWSSFDKRRSAKAANEEDAVDDGPDMFGESGSSESVAAE
- a CDS encoding DUF2171 domain-containing protein, which gives rise to MLERMRIKEHMEVVDFDGNHVGTVDEVEDDRLKLTKSDSSDDKHHYLQLDSVAKIAENRIYLEKGTKLPAGMGNKVQMATSWPTSRTGGRTSC
- a CDS encoding EF-hand domain-containing protein, encoding MTLAILLPLLLVAAPQSADEPLARADYLRLMDQEFAAYDSDRDGVVTSAEVAAKLQQALQMQALQANRQLFAQLDTNQDGMLSPQEFAALAATGQRADPSQFMGRVDLDGDASVTQVEHRRVMLGAFDAIDTNLDGIVTAAELAASQQGGVAR
- a CDS encoding YadA-like family protein; the encoded protein is MGRESSATGESAFAGGNASVANGLAALALGGDGDDLDAIGAQAIGLAAVALGADTQALAGNSVAIGRETLANQVSATAIGLRAQATGENATAIGSVADAGARFGTAVGRSATVGGIGSTSVGAFTSTSGNSATAVGYQATAGGNATAIGRESSATGGGATAVGRLSNAANGRATAVGFAATTTADDQVMLGGAGSSVAIGDIAASDAAQVGEEQFVTIDGNGTLGVSNAATAASVATVRAQVQSIAAVSDMQFAALEGRVDVLGLRIDELDSDMRAGVAAAMAQADPSIPSAPGRTSYLAKGATFRDENAFSLGLAHRLNVDVPLVISASVSHSGGDNTGATIGIGGEF
- a CDS encoding ribonucleoside-diphosphate reductase subunit alpha, yielding MDFKAGDDVSMDDVTNEATLDAPATDTPKNGAKKAVKMDKQDDGTDTLVADKVAEGAAAAMGEALKTALAPRDSHTVCERRFTIQTDDSRDALLTEFGKETLTDRYLLPDESFQDLFARVADAYADDQEHAQRLYDYISRLWFMPATPVLSNGGTGRGLPISCYLNSVSDSLDGIVGTWNENVWLASKGGGIGTYWGNVRGIGEPVGLNGKTSGIIPFVRVMDSLTLAISQGSLRRGSAACYLDVSHPEIEEFLEIRKPSGDFNRKALNLHHGVLLTDEFMEAVRAGEMFTLRSPKDGSERGKVDARSLFQKLVETRLATGEPYIVFSDTVNRMMPKHHRDLGLKVSTSNLCSEITLPTGVDHLGNDRTAVCCLSSLNLENWDEWSKDTMFIEDVMRFLDNVLQDYIDRAPDEMARAKYSAERERSVGLGVMGFHSFLQSKGIAMESAMAKTWNLKMFKHIQSRASEASMMLAQERGPCPDAAEMGVMERFSCKMAIAPTASISIICGGTSACIEPIPANIYTHKTLSGSFIVKNPYLEEILREKSKDSTNVWNSILEKGGSVQHLDFLSPEEKAMFKTSFEIDQRWLLEFAADRAPYIDQAQSLNLFIPADVDKWDLAMLHFQAWEKGIKSLYYLRSKSVQRAGFAGGVEADNTADAAKYELSAGESTDYDECLACQ